The Solanum pennellii chromosome 4, SPENNV200 genomic interval GTTTTTGGCTAAGATATTTCATGACAAATTTTAAATGGGAAGTCatttttttgatatgttttcaagaaatttcttatcttgcttatatattttatttctcacCAGAAGATTTTTAGTAAAGATACAACGAATAATATTTTGTGACAATTTTTAAATGAGAAGTCATTTTGcatatgatttcaagaaatttcCAGTGTTACTTATATAGTTTATTCTCTCACCAGAATGTTTTTGGTTAAGATATTTCATGACAAATTTTAAATGAGAAGTCATCTTTTGATatgttttcaagaaatttcctatcttgtttatatattttatttctcaccaaaatatttttagtaaagaTACAACGAATAATATGTTGTGACAATTTTTAAATGAGAAGTCATTTTGcatatgatttcaagaaattttcttTGTTACTTATATAGTTTATTCTCTCACCAGAATTTTTAGGCTAAGATATTTCATGACAAATTTTAAATggaaagtcatttttttttatgttttcaagaaatttcCTATCTtgcttatatattttgtttctcACCAGAATATTTTTAGTAAagatacaataaataatattttgtgaCAATTTTTAAATGAGAAGTCATTTTTTGATATGGTTTCAAGAAATTTCCTTTGTTTATATAGTTTATCTCTCATCAAAATGATTTTAGTAAAGATACAATGAATAGTATTTTGTGATACCTTTTAAATAAGAAGCTATTTTGAGatataatttcaagaaatttccTTTGTTAgcttatataatttattctcTTACTATCATATCTtaaataatttagtttattCTATTACCATCATACCTTAAATGTTTTTAGTGAAGATACcatgaatattatttaattaataaaaaataatgactttatttttataatgaattattaaaattttgaatttattttacgatgaataatttagtaaaaaaaatataaaaatattaccatgtatatacacatgtattgtacttttatatataataaatttatttattttacataaacACACGCCACTCAGTTTCGTAGAGGCGAAATTACGCACGTGCACCCGTCACGTGCATCCGTGACGAAATAAACGGCTCAGATTACGCCACGTAATCATCCCTACCACAGCCCCTGCCCCGAATATTCGCAGCCACCCACCCGGAATATCTCATTTGCGTGAAGAGAAATTTTCCTCGAAATTTATTATTAGATCTATAAATAGCAGAGCCATTTTTTCcacaattttctctttttcattttcattgtgATCTTGTGATTTCTCTAGATCTTCTcctttttctcaattttgtCCAAAAAGTTTCTTTATGGATACATTGTTCTTCGATATAATCAAAAAGTTTCATTGCTCTGTTTGTTCAACGCCAGCTTTGCCTTTTGATTCCTTTCATTTTCATCGTCTGAGTTTTAGTCAAACTTGTATTTGCTTCTAACCGTTTGTTACCTGGAGCTGTCACCATGGGTAGAAGTAAGTTTACGCTTccttaattatgaaaatatatcGATTTTTTTGGAATTGGGTTGCTGTTTTTTCACTTGTTTATCGTTAAAATGAATTGGGTTTCTCTTCGTTGACTTGTTAATTGTGGAAGAGAAATTTGAGAGTTTATTCGAATTGGGTTTTTGCTATTTTGCTTGTTTATCATGAAATTGAATTGGCTTTCTGttcttttacttgtttattgtgaaaaaaattaattctttgaGAGTTCATTGAATTGGGTTTCTGTGCtttacttgtttattgtgaAAACGTTCTTAGAGAGTTTAATTGAATTGGGTTTCTGCTATTTTGCTTGTTTATCGTGAAGTTGAATTGGGTTTCTCTTTTTTGCCTTGTTTATCGAGGAAGAAAAATTAGAGAGTTTATTGAATTGGGTTTCTGCTATTTTTGCCTGTTTATCGTGAAATTGAATTGGGTTTATCTTCTTTGACTTGTATATTGTggatttttaagtttattgaaTTGGGTTTCTGTTTGTGAAACAAATGTTGATCTTTGGGTTCAATTAACTTAATGTTGATGAAATGTTAGTATTTGTTTTTGATAACAGTAGGATCTTGATGGGTGAAGCACAAAATCAATTCCTAATTTTTAGTGCAGTTGGGTAAAGTGTGTTGCTTTGTGGGGGCTTTTGGGAATTTAAATGTTGTATTGGAACTTTAAATGGAATTAGGAATAAAGGGTGTTTGCTGGTCGAATTGTTTCTCTTTTTAGGAAGTTCACAACGTAGGAATGCTGCTATGCTGGATAGTGATGACACGGATAGCTTGAGTTCATCATCAACTACTCGGTCGGATATGATGTTGTCTGGTTTAGAGGAGGTTCAATTTGATAAGGAGACTGTCCTTGATCAATGTGTGGATGCCCTTTATGAGAAAAGGTTTGATATATTTGAATGCTAGAAGTGATTACTCAATTCTGAAGTTCCCATCTTTGATCATTAGCTCCACTTGAGGTTTTTGTTTCTGTTGAAGAATAAGGCTTATGTTTCTATTTGTTTGTTGGCTTTAGGGGATCAACAAGAGAGAAGGCTTTGACATCTATTATAGAAGCATTCAATAGCAACATACAACATGAATTTGTTGAAAAGAAGTAAGGAAATTTGCCTactttttatgaagttatattaGGAAATCTGTTATACTTGCCTCTAAGGTGTGCTAGTTTATATTGTATTATGCTGGCTTTTGTTTGAGGGTTTGGGAGAGGGGGTTGGCTAGCAGTGGTATACATTTCTGCCATTATGGATCGCATTATAGTGATTTCAGCTACATGATTGTCCAGATGTCCAAGGTGTATGGTTTAACTAGTAATGCTAAACATCTCAAAAAATATTCTGCCGCGGGGACAGCATTTATACATTGCTTGAAATCATTCCTACTACCGTGTTTATCCAGATGACATAGGTGTATAATCTATAGATGTGCTTCTTCTGTTTATGTGCTTCACTGATCTAGTCACCAGGCAGTCTGTTTTCATTCAgcagactctacattgatgaagATGTTCTTCCCTATTCTTCGTGGCAGCTAACTATTTCAATAATACTTCTCTAGAATAAAAAATTTCTGTATAATCAGCCGTGCAATGCTATAAAGATATATTTAGACCCCTTCTCCCATATCTTAGATTTTTACAGCTCATTCAATAATGGCTTGGAAAGTACCTTGAAACCTTCAGTTAGTTGCATAGGCATTACTAATATCATTGTAATGATGAGCCCTCAGGGGTTTGCTCATTTGGCGAAGGTTGAGGGACTTGTGTCTTAGTTCACAAGTTCGAGCCCTATGCCAACCGAATAAAGTCAGTATTTAAGTTGAGAAGGATAGATGGGAGAGCCCATCAACCCCAAGTTTCCAAGGTTTTGCTCCAGGATGATTTTTctgtcataaaaaaaatcattgtaattgtgatatattcatcatttttggTATTTATATTAGTAAGGAATTTAATTCTATGCGACAGAACAAGCTATCGATTATATTATTGTTCAAATTTAGTATGCAGCCACGACTATTATCTAATACAGTGAATGGAATCTCTACTAGGGAACTTCTGACAGACTAGCATTGCATTGTGATTCCAGTCCTAGGAATATTTTATTGCACTCTCTTGTAGTAGGCCTGTTTATCATGTTTTGACTTCTAAGATGCTCTAGGTGCACATAAATTACTTCATttatcctagaaaaagaaaaaggtactCTAGGACCTAGGTTCATGTCTTGTTGTGCACTTCTCATAGTTATGTTCTATCCTTCAGGTTTGCCACATTATTGCAACTATGTTTGAGTTCCATTAGACGTGGTTCCTCCAAGGAGATAGCTTTGGCATCTCATGTTATTGGTTAGTCGTTTGTGCTGTTGATTAATTGTGGTCCTTCTACTGTGATCCACTGAATCAAATGTTTGAGTTGGaaattttgctatttttttgGTTTGGTGATAGGGCTTCTTGCTTTAACTGCTGGCCCTGGGGACAAAGCACACGAGATTCTGGAAGAATCAGTAAAACCTATCTCAGTTGCTCTTAAATCTCGATCTGACAATTCTAAAATATCCTCGGTATGTTCAATGTTGAtgaaaaattcttttaattttagtgCTTGCTAGCTCCAAAGCTGACTGCTGTTTGTTTTTTGTGGTTTAGTTACTGGAGTGTTTGGCCATTATCACCTTTGTTGGTGGCAAAGAACCTGAGGAAACAGAAGAGTCTATGCAATTGATGTGGCAAGTCATCAATCCAAAACTGGGTCCCAATGTATGTTATTCATGGTCATCTTTTCGTTTTCTGGAATAGATTATTTACTATCTTATTTTGCTGTATATGCGATGTTTTCTAATCATTTAATTCTGAAACGCTTGATACCTATCAATGAAATCAGTTATTTGCTTAGACAATTCTTAACTTGTTCACTATTATGTCTGGTCCATGGATCAGGTGGCTACTGCTAAACCTTCACCAGTAATGATAACAGCAGTTGTATCTTCTTGGTCTTTCCTTCTTACTACCATGGATGGGTGGACACTAAACCCAAAAAGTTGGCAAGGGTGAGTAAATTCTCTTAAAATCCCCATTCAACGTCTACCTACTCCCCCCCCACCCCAACACCCACACCCCACCACCACC includes:
- the LOC107018184 gene encoding interferon-related developmental regulator 2, which codes for MGRRSSQRRNAAMLDSDDTDSLSSSSTTRSDMMLSGLEEVQFDKETVLDQCVDALYEKRGSTREKALTSIIEAFNSNIQHEFVEKKFATLLQLCLSSIRRGSSKEIALASHVIGLLALTAGPGDKAHEILEESVKPISVALKSRSDNSKISSLLECLAIITFVGGKEPEETEESMQLMWQVINPKLGPNVATAKPSPVMITAVVSSWSFLLTTMDGWTLNPKSWQGSISYFSNLLDKEDRSVRIAAGETLALVFEVGSLEKFSGESKESSDSSADETNKSRELLHIQGLRAKVLNQVRTLSAEAGGKGSAKKDLNNQRNTFRDILEFLEDGYSPETSVKIGGLLLSTSTWAHLIQLNFLKHFLGGGFVKHMQENEFLHDVFGFTPKKNLPASQHRVSGTDKRMYKSPNSILNKARTQFLNKQRMLSQDKNVGYYEGGDEF